The window cctggattggcaaactaagATGGCCTCAATCCCATTGTGTGGATTGAGTGCAAATTGTGATGAAGGTGTATACCGTGTTGacgcctctatttattggcaattttGCGATGAGGGTGTATGCCCTATTGACACCACATACATTTGCATAGTTCTTGGTCTCATGGAATTTtgcatgatgatgaatgatgatgagttATTTTGTGATGAATCCTTGTATAACTACTGATGTGATGATGAGTCGTTCTGGTTAAATACTTGCATAGTAATTGTTAATGAATGATGATGAGCTGCTTAGTGATGAATCTTTGTATAACTAATGATGTGATGATGAGCTGATTGTTGTGGAATACTTGTATACTACTTGATGATGTATGATATAGATATTTtgtgaagtggtgaattgtgtatgactttattctcatatacttgttatcatacgctttcttatattgttatgatatctcaccccttttgtttgaatgttacccctatgttagTAACACGCAAGTAATTCAAAGTAGCTTGAGATTGAGGTTAGCTGAGGAGATTGTCTCATAGTGTGTAGAATGAGTCGGTGTCAACTTTGATACATAACACTGGGGTTAATTGCATTTGTTTTGTTATGCTGGGAGTAAAACCTTTGTAGAACTCCACTTTGTTGGATTTATTTAATGATGTAAGTTGAATACtgaattatgatgattataaCTTATGCTGGAAAGTTAAGAATAAATATTGTTGATGTTTCTCTGCTGCGAATAAAGGAAATGAAGCTTAgatatgatgaatatgttattatgtgttGTGTTTCCTGTTATATGAGTATATGTGATGAATGAAGGTGACATCCTAATCGTCTAATTGTTTTAATTCctactatttattttataaaattatcgttggggaattagggtgttacaacaATCAAGTGAAATAAACGAATGAGTAGCACCAGTGTCAATAATAGCAACCAATTTGATAttgttaataaaacaagtacctcgaATCTAGTTGTCCTTCTTGGATTCTTCTATTCCACTCAAAGCAAACACTCTACCAATGGTCCTGGCAACATTAGCATCCTTCTTTAGCTTCTGGCACTAGGTGCTGATATGACCCTGTTCGCCATAATTAAAACAAGTCGGATCATCATCCTTGCAGTCAGGAGCATGATGAATAGTCTTACCACATTTGTAACATCTCAGCACTTTATTCTCACATTCATTAAAATGGTGACCTTGTTCACCATACCTATAACATTTGACAGGAGCGAAAGCCCCTCCCCCACTTGTCGTCTTCCAGTCGGAAACCTTCTGTTTCCCCTTCTCAGTTAAAGAATCATAAGGCTTCCTACAATCATGATGCAGTTTTCCTCTCTTCTCATTCACACTCTTGTAATGAGCCGAATGAGCAATGTTGTCCTCTTCATTAATCTGACAACTATTCACCAATTCCGCAAACCTACAGATCTGCTGATATCCAATTACCCATTTGATCTCCAGACGCAACCcactctcaaacttgatacacttcaAAAACTCAGCCGTCTCCGCGCTATAGTGTGGATAGAAATTCATAAGCTCCAGGAACTTACCAGTATACTCAGTAACATTTGAATTCTTTTGTTTCAGCGCAAGGAACTCCATCTCTTTCTTTCTCCGGACATCTTCGGGAAAATACTTTCTCAAGAACTCCCTCGTGAACACAACCCAAGTAATCACCTCACCAATAGCTCCCAATCTTTGACGAGTGCCAACCTACCAGTCATCTGCTTCTCTAGCCATCATATGAGTATCATAATGTACCTTATGCGCTGCAAAACAATccatcacccggaagatcctctcaatctccttaagccactctTGTTCTCCATCTAGATCATATCGACCTCTGAAAGTAGGTGATTTCTCCCTCTGGAACATACTCAAACTACGCGACTCGCCCATCACTCCAGCATTAGGATGATTCTGCATAGCCTGAGTAACAGCCTCTAAGGCAGCAACAATCGCAGCATCGTTTTTTCCAGCCATACTCTGTTCATACTAAAATTAGCATCAAGGTTAGAATAACtatcgacagtattcaactgtcacacTATAGACTAAATAACCTGGTCACACGGACCGACCTCCTCTGATACCACTAATTAACACCCTTCTAACTCGCATGAAATATTCGCaatataatacaaattaaatcaaataaaacatccACACAAGGGTGTCACCTTCATAAATAAAAttcctgctccgtaacacgggttctcaAAATTATGTAAATCGAACACTTCTTTAATAACACAATAATAACATATATTgtctcgcagcggaattcataaTTTGAAAATATCTTTATCAAACTTCATAAAACATCATTCATAACTTCACCGTTGAAACGACAAAAGGACTCCATGAAGCTATCTTCTAACTTCCCGGTCTATTCCTGATTACCTGCGTGTTACCCACGTGAAGGAAACATTCAAATAGaaagggtgagtatttcataatttttatataagacataaggaataaatatattagtggcacACAAATAATCAACAACGACACATACACCGATATGACGTATCCTCATGCTTCACACACTTACTCACACCTacacatcatcatataattcaatCACACTCATCAATTAATTCAACATTCACATCACGAGTAATGAAACATCATTCAATCATGCAATGTCACAAACAATGCAATGCAACACCActtgactcatgcatgtggtccCAACACTTCACTGATGACTCAGTCATCATTCTCCAAAGATCTCCACCAATATGATCGATTCCTACTTGGAACCGGAGTACTTCACAATATCGCACCCAATCGCACAATCGGATTGAGTCCATCACTGGACCATTTATCCTGCAAACATCACTGGATTATCGTCCAACaatatgctatgaatgtatgatgcACAACTTCACAATAATTAATGACCACGGCTAGTCAAATggaatcatcattcatttattcatcatatcaCATAATCATCTCAACTACACAATCATCACAGTCAtgtcaatcaaaacaacacatactTCTCAATTGTCATGTTATTCAATCATCACAACATCATAGAATTACAACAAGCATATACATACATGTAATTGCATAATCAAGTTTCATGTAAACAGATCTCTAAACCCATCCAAACATACTTATTAAATTCTGGAAAATTACTCGAAAATTAGTATAAATCATAAGCTTCGATAATTTAAAGTCATTTCAAAACGTCTCAATGGCTCGCGTTAAGCGCCCCCTGCCCGCGCTACGTGCGTTCCATTATTCTTGGACCCTTGTTTTTCTTTTGGTAGGGCGCTCTGCGATTTGTGCAAAACAATTCTACGCTAACAGCCTCATACCAGTCCGAGTTTTCCACCAAAAAatctattttaatcattatttccCTGCGATTTAAGGCCTATTAACCTAGTTCTAACATGTATTAGTCATTACAAACATCAAATCACATTCGTTCATCACAACTCCAATACCCATCATCAAACCCTAGACCTTCAAATCCATAAACATGGTGGATTTGACTCTAGTTCATGTCATCATTCACCAATTCCTCAATTAACAACATCACATAACATACAAACAACATAAACCAAACAATCATCGTCATAGTTCATCaagatcatcaaattcatcataaaACCCAAATACATAACCCAACCTAAAATTATCAATCCCTTAAGGCAAATATAATAATTAGGATAACCCCCATTACCTCAAATTATTGGTTAGCTTGATTCTCTTCCCAAATTCTACGGTTGATTCTCATTCTCTTCTTGTTTCCCTAGCTCTCTCTTTCTTTCACGCTTCTCCAAAAATTCTATGATGAATGAATATTCTCCCCTTTTCCTTTATTTACTTAGTTAGCCTTCGGACTCCTAATATGATATCCCTATTTTGCCCTTACTAACTCCACCCCATATTatctcctttattttattttaattaaatagtaatgctaattagaattatatttattttattaatctaaCTAAGACCTTAATTCAACTACCTCATAcacatcaacataaacatcacATGTCCCATAAACATCATCGATACATCATATTGATTCATATAATCAcacaaaacaattaaatattagaTTAAATAATCAAATCTAATTTTCGAGGTGTTACAAGCAAGGAGTATACTCTACTCCCTCTGAAAGTATATTTCTCCCtctttgtcataatcaaaaaggcgAATAAACATGCAAGATATAATATTAAATCAGCAAGcacaaataaaaaattttaaaaaaaattatttaattgaaaaaactgGAGTACAATGACGAAATTATAATAGGAAAGGAAAAGATATAAAGGCAATAAAGCAAGAACAGTTAAGCAAAAGACtagtttgtttatttatcatcatCCATATTAGGCACCATTGCTCTTTAGTTGAGAAGATGTAAGAGTCATAGGAGGAAGATTCTTGGAAGGTGCGAGCTCTTTTAGGTGCCATTTTGTGATGATGAAGAAATGAAAAAGCACTAATAACACAAATGCAATGCACAAAAGATATGGTGGGATGAGATGAGAAAGAATGGAAATCATACCTTAATTAATATACACTACCTATTCTATTACATGATGGTTCTAATTGATTAGGAGCATTCAATTCAAGAAGATGGACGTTGGAACTAGCTATTGCAAGTTTCAATGTTTTAATCAATTAGGTAACTTCCTAATCAATTATTTGGTGagccaaaatttgaattttgaatttcaaatcatCTAATCAATTAGGTCATgagcctaattaattaattagggttttgtaaaCATTTTTTTATCTTGTGTTGAACTTTAGCTTTGTCTCACTTATTTTTGCACCTCTGACCAATTTGTTAGCACCCCTTTCttaacaaaaaattataaaactcaactattttattagtgaaaatatttttgaaggaTGACCGGTTTTATTCGCACTTATTTAAAGGGTTAATCAGAGTTTTCTGATTATTCCACCTTTTAATAATGTACTACCTTGATTATTAAGTAACCTTGACAAAACTTCCCATTTTGAGGGAACGAAACATACTGTTGTCCTTCTTTATGGATCATTGGATGCGAGAGTTGGTTAAAAATGATAGATATGTCCACTATAAACACATATTCTTAACCTACTAAGTGAAGTTGATCTTTCCTTCATGGCTTTGGTTTTGTTGTTTTGCAAGCATTTGCATAATTAATTGGACAAAATCAGAATTGGACAAATAATATCCATGGTTTGTATACGTGGTAGATTGCAATGCAAAAACATATTGAGTTTTTGTAGAACATCTGATCTTCTTGTATTTTCTTGAATTATAGATTCTAGACATCATTTAGGGGTATGAAAGGTGTTAATAAAGGGTTTATTAATAGAGTGATTCAATCAATTTACATGTAAGTTTGGAATGATTGATATTCATTCATCAATTGGAAAGAGAGTATTATAAATATTAGACTCTAAATAATACTacatccgttttttattataagtcgttttagacttttcacacatgttaagaaaaataataattgttgtatgaaaatgagaaattatgaaggtttttacaaaattgtccTTTATTGATGACATGTGAAAAATAAATTtgcataattgaaaggagagagaataataaatatttaagaatataatagaaaaaatatcattaattatcATTGGAAttataaagcgacttatattaaaatatatcttttttttacaaaaagatttatgataaaaaaaagagaagagtaACATTTAgagttattttattttgttagtacaagactttttaaatttaattaatatccATTTAAGCTAGTTTATTCTTCTATCGTAAATtacaactttaaaatatattaaaatatttttttcataaatcataaatttattctatttattcaTGATCATTGTGGATCACATGCACTTCAAAACTTTCCAATTGGTTAAGAGGCAATAACATGTTCCTTGTCTAACAAGTAGTTGAAGCCCAATTAATTTAAAAAGGCTTCAAACGACACCAAAATATCTATTTCAAAAAAAGGTACATAATGGCCTCAAATGACACCAAATTTAGTCTTTTCACATTTATTTGTGGattgaattcaaatttaatttttctattgTCTCATTCATGATTTTGATTTCTTAGCAGTGGTTGTAGATTTTTGGTTTTAGAAGTATATTTTAAACCATAATCTATTCGTTTAAAAATATGATTgagttgatttttttttacttaaatttaaaataatttttaattaaaattcaaaaataaaaattatttatattttcgaagtttttaaaattaaaaaaaaaatagattttatttttaaacataaaatagagaatcatctcaaaacctttagtttttaaaatgtttaattttctttatacTTGGATTGAATTTATGTGATTTGACAAATGAGATACTTATTGGCAACTTAGCTAATTGTATATAAATAGATTGCTAATAGAAAAATTATATAGCTTGCATCTTTTTTACTTTAACACCAAATCttcctattttatttttgtaaaatctaaaaattaatatttatttatgtttgtaataaaataaagagaaataagataaatgaggagagagaaaaatataatGATTCTGTATTATTTCATCAATATATTTCTACAAAGAGATTGATCTTATTTATAGAACAATATCCAGATAATGTAATAaatacaaattgttataaataaggaataaaatcATTGGGAAATAATcatccaattattcataacaTTCACTTGAATGTTTATTTTGGATATGACTCGTTAAAATTTTTACTAAAAAGACCCGGTGggaaaaatctagtgaaggaaaaaagaatacaatattttttttaaataaatttatttctccccctcaaCTAAACGATTATTTCTTCAACGATGAAAACCAATCTTTTCTAATAGTTGATTAAAAGTTCTACTTTGGagtggctttgtgaaaaagatcAGCAAGATTATCACATCAACGGATTTGTTGGATGTTTATATCTCCATTCTTCTGAAGATCATGAATGAAAAAAAACATTGGAGAGATGTGTTTTATTCAGTCTCCTTTAATGTAATCATCTCTTAATTGAGTGATGTAAGcagtattatcttcatatatggtcGTTGTATTTATTTTTCTAGAAGACAAACCACAAGTATTTTGTATGTGTTAGATTAAGGATCTCAACCAAACACATTCTCGACTTGCCTCATGTAGTGCTAAAAGTTCTGCATGATTAAATGAAGTTGCTACTATTTTTTGTTTCACCGAGCTCCATGAAATAGTTGTACCACcatatgtaaacaaataacctatTTGTGATCTATCATTGTGAGGATCTGACAAGTAATTTACATTTGCATAACCTGTTAATTCGAGTTTGGATACTTTGGTaaagttggtagctcaccttcagtaaaagtcggatCAAGTTACAACCTAAGATCTATGACCATATTATGCTAATTGTTCGTATTTCGTTCATTCCATCGGTATGCTCTCAGGTACCTCTAATTGTGATATGTTTGCCAGGACCAAGGGGTCTTTCTGTGGAAACCTTCACGAACAATCGTCGTTTTTTGATGGTTTTTCCGCTTCTCACCGCTGCTCTTTCCACACCTCCGGATATCTGGTGCCAAATCGTCGCCTGTTTCCTTATTTCTTCGATAATTGAGTTGACTATCTTTGTGGACCGCCGATTTACAAATATCATTAACCACAGAATTTAGTGAGCGGCGCCAAATCTTTCTATGGATTGCTTCTTTCACCGCTTTCGCCGTCAAAGTGCCTATGGTACCAATTTTGAAGGTATTCCTGCCAAAATTGGGAGCCCACGGGTTTTTAAGATTTTCAATACCCATGTTTCCCGAAGCAACACTTTACACTTTgtcttcagtaaaagttggtagctcaccttcagtaaaagttggtagctcaccttcagtaaaagttggtgtatccttttgtatctacatcttcagtaaaagttggtgtttAAATcttttcctaccttcagtaaaagttggtagctcaccttcagtaaaATTCGGCGTATCGTTTGTATCTACATCTTCAGTAAAAGTCGATGTTTAGATCTTTTCCTACCTTTAGTAAAattcggtagttcaccttcagttaAAGTCGGTGTATCTTTTATATCTACATCTTCAGTAAAAGTTGATGTTTATATCTTTTCTTATCATTCGATATTTTGCATCGATTATGCCTCGCTGACTATCGTCCTGGTTTTCTGACATCGATTATGGCTCGGTGCCGTTTGTTTCTTACCATTCGGTAGTTTGCATCGATTATGACTCGGTAACTATCGTCTTGGTTTTCTGACATCGATTACGACTCAGTGCAGCTTATGGCTTTATGCCTCGGTGACATTTGTCCTTGACCTTTCTGGTGCAAGATGTTTTTCctagtgaagtttcttttcccagcaaagtgGAGTCCTTTCTTCTCCCTAGTGATGTTAGGTTTCCTTCTATTTCATAATCGTGTCTGATGCATTCATTAGCATTGCATTGTACCTAagattcaaaaattgtgtgttttatatttaagtctcttcaatcacgtcaaGATGAAGATTTCAATATTCGTATATccagatagaagaaacttaaatatggGGCATCTTTCATACCCCCATTTTTTACTCAAAATTATCCATTCATTTGCATTCTAATTAttgatcaagatcacaatcttgagggtTGTTCTTTTGATGATGTGCTCATCTTATCTTTAgaagggaccatcaagcacc of the Vicia villosa cultivar HV-30 ecotype Madison, WI unplaced genomic scaffold, Vvil1.0 ctg.000714F_1_1_3, whole genome shotgun sequence genome contains:
- the LOC131630660 gene encoding uncharacterized protein LOC131630660, which produces MGIENLKNPWAPNFGRNTFKIGTIGTLTAKAVKEAIHRKIWRRSLNSVVNDICKSAVHKDSQLNYRRNKETGDDLAPDIRRCGKSSGEKRKNHQKTTIVREDPHNDRSQIGYLFTYGGTTISWSSVKQKIVATSFNHAELLALHESMAGKNDAAIVAALEAVTQAMQNHPNAGVMGESRSLSMFQREKSPTFRGRYDLDGEQEWLKEIERIFRVMDCFAAHKVGTRQRLGAIGEVITWVVFTREFLRKYFPEDVRRKKEMEFLALKQKNSNVTEYTGKFLELMNFYPHYSAETAEFLKCIKFESGLRLEIKWVIGYQQICRFAELVNSCQINEEDNIAHSAHYKSVNEKRGKLHHDCRKPYDSLTEKGKQKVSDWKTTSGGGAFAPVKCYRYGEQGHHFNECENKVLRCYKCGKTIHHAPDCKDDDPTCFNYGEQGHIST